In Silene latifolia isolate original U9 population chromosome X, ASM4854445v1, whole genome shotgun sequence, the following proteins share a genomic window:
- the LOC141622101 gene encoding uncharacterized protein LOC141622101: MAGERSGTRRKVSAASARSHTRTSTPSSSSGLSSKLLLVGLVGLLAWSYQAARPPPPKICGSPHAPPVTAPRIKLSDGRHLAYKEHGVPKDSAKFKFVYIHGFDSCRQHAIVANLLSPDTYQSLGIYIVSFDRPGYGESDPDPNRTVRSIALDVEEFADRLGLGDRFYLIGFSLGGQGVWSCLKYIPHRLAGATLIAPVINYWWPSFPSNLSSEAFSKQLQRDVWSLRVAHYLPWLTYWWNTQKFFPSLSVIAQIPEILSRHDKEVLGQYGKKEDVSSVRQQGEFESLHRDLIVGFGKWEFDPPELTNPFPNNEGSVHLWQGDEDILVPVTLQRYIAEKLPWIHYHEIPGGGHMFPYGKGMSETIIKAQLPL; encoded by the exons ATGGCGGGAGAGCGAAGTGGAACCAGAAGGAAGGTATCTGCAGCATCAGCCAGATCCCACACTCGCACCTCAACTCCCTCTTCGTCCTCAG GCCTTTCCAGCAAACTCCTTCTAGTTGGCCTAGTTGGTCTGTTGGCATGGTCATATCAAGCTGCTCGCCCGCCGCCTCCGAAAATTTGCGGTTCTCCGCATGCCCCTCCCGTTACTGCACCAAGAATTAAGCTCTCTGATGGAAGGCATTTGGCTTACAAAGAGCATGGCGTCCCCAAAGACAGCgctaaattcaaatttgtctatATCCATGGCTTTGATTCTTGCCGTCAACATGCCATTGTTGCCAACCTACTCTCTCCG GACACATACCAAAGCTTGGGAATCTACATTGTGTCATTTGATCGCCCTGGGTATGGTGAAAGTGATCCAGATCCAAATCGGACAGTTAGGAGCATCGCTTTAGATGTAGAAGAGTTTGCCGATAGATTGGGTCTTGGTGACAGGTTTTATCTCATAGGCTTCTCATTGGGGGGACAGGGTGTATGGAGCTGCTTAAAATATATTCCGCATAG GCTAGCTGGAGCAACATTAATAGCCCCAGTCATCAACTATTGGTGGCCTAGCTTCCCATCTAACCTGTCTTCTGAAGCGTTCTCCAAACAGCTTCAGCGGGATGTATGGTCGCTACGTGTGGCACACTATCTGCCATGGCTAACTTATTGGTGGAACACTCAAAAGTTCTTCCCTTCTTTAAGTGTGATTGCTCAGATTCCCGAGATATTGTCTCGCCATGACAAAGAAGTTCTTGGACAGTACGGGAAAAAGGAAGACGTG TCTTCTGTGAGACAGCAAGGAGAATTTGAATCCCTCCACCGTGATTTGATCGTGGGCTTTGGAAAATGGGAATTTGATCCACCTGAATTGACGAATCCATTCCCAAACAATGAAGGGAGTGTTCACCTTTGGCAAGGTGATGAAGATATACTTGTACCAGTCACATTACAGCGTTATATAGCTGAAAAGCTCCCATGGATTCACTACCATGAAATACCAGGGGGTGGACACATGTTCCCATATGGTAAGGGCATGAGTGAGACCATCATCAAGGCGCAATTGCCCCTCTAG